The sequence CCCCTCTCCACCGTCCTCGTCTCCGCCGCGATCCGCCTGCACGGCATCCGGCTCTATCTGCGCGGGCTCCCCGTGCAACCCCGTCCCCCGCACCGCACTCAGGAAGGCATGCAGTGACCGCTCCCACCTCGGCGCTGCCGGCAGAGCACATCCCCGGGACCGACCCGGAACGCTGGCCCGACATCGTCACCCCGCCCCGGGCCTCCCGCGCCCGGACCGCCGTCGCCGAACGCATCGTGCGCCATGCGCTCGGCAAGCTCCCCCTGCGCGCCCGGCTCGCGGGCCGGGACGACATCGGCCTCGGCGGGCCGCTCATGGACATCCGTGACCCCGACGCCTTCTTCCGGCGGATCGGAGCGAGCGGGCTCATCGGCTTCGGCGAGTCCTACATGGCCGGCGAATGGGACGCTCCCGACCTCGTCGCCGTGCTCACCGTCCTCGCCGACAACGCGGCCGAACTCGTCCCCGGGCCGCTGCAGCGCCTGCGCGGGCTCTGGCACCTGCGCAGGCCCGCCGCGCAGATGAACACCCCCGAGGGCTCCCGGGACAACATCAGCCACCACTACGACCTGTCCAACGACCTGTTCGCCCTCTTCCTCGACGAGACGCTCTCCTACTCCTCCGCCGTCTTCCGCGGCTTCCCCGCCGAACACGACCTGCTGCCCGCCGCCCAGCACCGCAAGATCGACCGGCTCCTCGACGCCGCCGGGGTCACCGACGGCACCCGCCTGCTGGAGATCGGCACCGGCTGGGGCGAACTGGCCATCCGCGCGGCCGCCCGCGGCGCCCGGGTCACCACCGTCACCCTCTCCGCCGAACAGCGCGAACTGGCCCGGACCCGCATCCGCGAAGCCGGGTTCGAGGACCGCGTCGAGGTCCGGCTGAGCGACTACCGCCACGTCACCGGCGACTACGACGCCATCGTCAGCGTCGAGATGATCGAGGCGGTCGGCGAGGAGTTCTGGCCGGTCTACTTCCAGACCCTGGACCGGCTGCTCGCCCCCGGCGGCCGGGTCGCCCTCCAGGCCATCACCATGCCCGACGACCGGCTGCGCGCCAGCCGCTCCACGTACACCTGGATCCACAAGTACATCTTCCCCGGCGGACTGCTGCCCTCCACCGAGGCGGTGGAGCGGGTCACCACCGAGCACACAAGGCTGCGCACCACCCAGCGCACCCGGTTCGGCGCGCACTACGCGGAGACGCTCCGGCTGTGGCGCGAGCGGTTCACCGAGCGGGCCGCCGAGGTCGACGCCCTCGGCTTCGACGCCGTCTTCCGCCGCATGTGGACCTTCTACCTCGCCTACTCCGAAGCGGGCTTCCGCTCCGGCTATCTCGATGTGCAGCAACTGCTGCTGACCCGTGAGGAGACCGCGTGACCACCTCCGCCACCAGGCCGCCCGCCCGGCGCACCCCGACCGGGGCCGCCCAGCGCGTCGAACCGCTGATCGAGCGGTTCCTCGGCGGCGGACTGCCGGTCCGGGTACGGATGTGGGACGGCAGCGAGACCGGGCCCCGCGATGCCCCCACCGTCCATGTGCGGACCCGCCGGGCCCTGCGCCGCCTGCTGTGGGCGCCGGGCGAACTCGGCCTCGCCGAGGCCTACATCACCGGTGACATCGACCTGGACGCCGACCTCGGGGACGGGCTGCGCGCCATGCGCCGTGCCGTACGCGAACGCGGCCTCACCGCGCCCGCGCCCGCCTTCGCCGACCGCGTCAAGGCGGCCGGCCTGGCTCTGCGCCTCGGTGCGGTCGGCCCCCGCCCGCCGGTGCCCGCGGCCCGCGCGGGGCTCCGCGGAGAGCTGCACAGCAAGGCCCGCGACCGGGCCGCGATCAGCCACCACTACGACCTGTCCAACGCCTTCTACGCCCTGCTCCTCGACGAGACGATGGCGTACTCCTGCGGCTACTGGACCAGCGACGCCCCCGGCTACGGCCCGGCCGACGCCCAGCGCGACAAGCTGGAGCTGATCTGCCGCAAGCTCGGACTGCGGCCCGGCGCACGGCTGCTGGACGTCGGCTGCGGCTGGGGTTCGCTGACCCTGTACGCGGCCGAGCACCACGGCGTCCGCGTCACCGCCGTCACCCTCGCCGCCGAACAGGCCGCCCACGTACGGCAGCAGGTCACGGAACGCGGTCTCGACGACCTCGTCGACGTGCTGAACATCGACTACCGCGACATCGCGGAGCGGCCCGGAACCCTGGGCGTGTACGACGCCGTCTCCACCATCGAGATGGGCGAGCACGTCGGGGACGCCGAGTACCCGGCGTTCACCCGGATCCTGCACGACGTGCTGCGCCCCCGCGGCCGGGCCCTGGTCCAGCAGATGTCCCGGGGAACGACCGCCCCCGGCGGCGGCGCGTTCATCGAGTCCTACATCGCCCCCGACATGCACATGCGGCCGCTCGGCGAGACCGTCGGCCTCCTGGAGGGCGCCGGTCTCGAAGTCCGGGACGTCGAGTCGCTGCGCGAGCACTACGTACGGACCGTGGAGGCGTGGCGGCACACCCTGGAGGACCGCTGGGCGGAGTTCGTCGCCATGGTGGGGGAGGAGACCGCCCGAGTGTGGCGGCTCTACCTCGTCGGCGGCGCGCTCGCGTTCGAGGAGCGGCGGATGGGCGTCGACCAGATCCTGTCCGTACGGCCCGACCCGGTCGGCTCCGCCGCGATGCCCGCCACCCGGCGTGACTGGTACACACCGGCCGGGCCGCGGGAGGAGCGATGAGCGGCTTCTCCTGGGCCGCGTTCGCGAGCGGACTCGCGGGCGCGGCCGTCGCCGCCCTCGCCGTCATGCTCGTCACCTTCGCCGTCGCCCTGCGGAAGGGCGTGCACCGGATCGTCGACGTCGCCTGGGGCATCGGGTTCGCCGCCGTCGCGCTGGTCTCCTACGGGCTCTCGGCGGGCGAGGGCGACGACGCCCGCCGACTGCTCGTCACCGCGCTGACGGTCATCTGGGGGCTGCGCCTCGCGATCCACATCGGGCGGCGCGGGAAGGGCCACGGTGAGGACCCGCGCTACGAGAAGATGCTGGCCAAGGCCCCCGGCAACCCCCAGCTGTACGCCCTGCGCAAGGTGTACCTGCTCCAGGGCGCGCTGGTCTGGCTGATCTCGCTCCCGGTCCAGGCCGCCCAGTACCTCACCGCGCCGCTCGCCCTGTGGGCCTGGGCGGGGGTGCTGCTGTGGGCGGTCGGGCTGGCCTTCGAGGCGATCGGTGACGCCCAGCTCGCCCGGTTCAAGGCCGACCCCGCGAACAAGGGGAAGATCATGGACCGGGGACTGTGGTCCTGGACCCGCCATCCGAACTACTTCGGCGACTTCTGCGTCTGGTGGGGACTCTTCCTCTTCGTCTGCCAGGCGCCGGCCGCCGCTGCCGCCACCGTCGTCGCCCCGCTGGTGATGAGCTTCCTGCTGACCAAGGGCAGCGGCGCGGCCCTGCTGGAGCGTCATATGGCCGACCGGCCCGGGTTCGCCGAGTACCGGGCCCGGACGAGCGGCTTCTTCCCGCGGCCGCCGCGTCGGGCGTGAGTACCCGGAAGGGTCTGTTCCGCAGCCGCGCGGAACAGGCCCTTCCGGGTGGTCGTACGGGTCAGTCCAGGCCCCGCGCACGTTCGAAGCGGGACCGGGCCTCGGCCAGGTCCACCACCGGGTCGGGATAGTCGATCGCCGCCCGGTCCAGGCCCTCCAGCTTCCACGGTTCGTGGATGGCGGACCCCTCCACCTCCGCCAGTTCCGGCACCCACCGCCGTACGTAAGCGCCGTCCGGGTCGAAGCGCTTGCCCTGGATCACCGGGTTCAGGACCCGGTTGGGGCGGGTGTCCGTGCCCGTGCCCGCCACCCACTGCCAGTTGAGCTGGTTGTTCGCCACGTCCCCGTCGACCAGCAGGTCCAGGAAGTGCCGGGCGCCGACCCGCCAGTCCACGTACAGCGTCTTCGTGAGGAAGCTCGCGGCCAGCATCCGGCCCCGGTTGTGCATCCAGCCCTCGTGCGCGAGCTGCCGCATCGCCGCGTCCACCAGCGGGTAGCCCGTCCGCCCGGACTTCCAGGCGTCGATCTCGTCGGCGTCGCCGCGCCAGCGGTCGTGGCGCGGCCGGTAGTCGGACCAGGCGGCGTCGGGCCGGGCCGCGAGGACCTGGTGGTGGAAGTCGCGCCAGGCCAGCTGCCGCACGAAGGCCTCGCCGCCGGCGCCGCCCTTCTCCCGTGCCCGGTTGGCCAGTTCGGCGGCGGAGACCGTACCGAAGTGCAGATGCGGGGAGAGCCGGGACGTCGCGTCGCCGGCCAGGTCGTCGTGGCCGTCCTCGTAGTCGGCCATGGGGCCGTGGAGCCAGGACGTCACCAGCTTGCGGCCCGCGTCCTCGCCGCCCCGGGCGAGGCCGGGGGAGAGGTTCTTGACGGCGTCCCGGTCCGGGAGCGCGTCGCCGGACACCCCGTCGGGCACCCGGACCGTGCGGGGAGCGGCCAGTGTGCCCCGTACTCCCTCCGCCTCCCAACGGCGGAAGTACGGGGTGAACACCGCGAAGTGGTCCTTGCCGCCCGTCGGGACCACCCGGCCCGGAGCGAGCGCGGTGACCACCGCGTCATGGACGCGCAGCTCGCAGCCGGTGCCCGCGAGGGCCTCCCGGATGCGTTCCTCGCGTTGTGCCGCGTACCCGCTGACCCCGGCGGCGATGTGCACGGACCGCGCCCCGGCCTGCTCGACGACCCGCTTCACCTCGCGGGCCGTCCCGCCCCGGCGGACGACCAGCCGCCCGTCGCGGTCGCGGAGCCCGGAGTCCAGGTCCGCCAGGCAGTCCGCGAGGAACGCCAGCCGGTTGGGCGCGTCGAAACCGGCCCGGTGGACGGCGTCGTCCCGCACGAACAGCGGGACGACCTCGTCCGCGTCCCGCAGGGCGGCACGCAGCACCGGATTGTCGTGCAGACGCAGGTCGGAGGTGAACAGCACCACCGCGACACTACTCATGGAACATGTGCTCCCTTGCGGTACTCGTGGGCGGTACGTCAGGCGGTCGGGAAGTCCATCAGCGCCACCGGGGACGAGGTCGGTTCGGCGGAGCCGCCGGCGGGCTCGACCGTGATGCCCATCCCGGACGCCTGGTCCACCGGCCCGTCCAGCAGGACCGCGTCGTCGCTCGCCCGCGGGTCCATCAGCCCGGCCGAGCGCATCGTGCCCTCGTCGTTGAACCAGATCTGGTAGACCTTGCCGCTCGGCGGTGGTGCCATCCCCGAGGCCAGGAACACCGCGCGGTTCTGGCTCTGCGAGACGACGACGGTGCCGCGCGCCCCACCCGTCAGCTCGCCCGACGAGGTCCTCGCGTCCGGGGCCGAGAGCACCTGTGCCAGCTCCTCGTTCTGCCGCTGGGCCTGGTTCGCCTCCTGGCGCGCGTCCTGCGCCAGCTGGTTCTGCCAGACCGCGACCCCGCCGAACGCGGCGGCCGCCGCGACGCAGGCGGCGAGCGCGTAGCCGTACCACCGTCCGGTGCGCCCCCGCCCGCCGGTCCGTTCGCGCCTGCCGTGCGCCGGAGCCTCCTGGCGTACGGTCGTGATCTCCCGCAGCACCCTGTCGCGCAGGTCGCGCGGCGGGGTCTCGGCGACGGCGAGTCCGAGCCGGGCGGCGGTGGCCGACAGCTCCCGCACCTCCTGGGTGCAGGCCTCGCAGTCCTCCAGATGCCGTTCGAACGCCCGCTGTTCGGACTCCGGCAGCGCATGCAGGGCGTAGGCCCCGGTCAGCGTGTGCAGTTCGGCCGTGCTCATGCGCTCACCCCCAGGCAGTCGCGCAGCCGGATGAGGCCGTCGCGGAGTCGTGTCTTGATGGTGCCCAGCGGCACGGAGAGGAGTTCGGAGACCTCACGGTAGGTCAGGCCCCGGTAGTAGGCGAGGGTCACCGACTCCCTTTGCAGCTCGGACAGGGTGCGCATGCACCGCCGCACCTGTTCTCTCTCCAACCGGGTCTCGACCTGCTCGGACACCTCGTCGAAGGCGGGCGTCCGCTCCAGCAGTGCCGCCTTGTGCTCCCGGGCGGCGGCGGCCTCGGCCGAGCGGACCCGGTCGACGGCCCGGTGGTGGGCCAGGGTCAGCACCCAGTTCATCGCGCTGCCCCGGGAGGCCTGGAAGCGGGGCGCGGTGCGCCACACCTCCACCAGCACCTCCTGCGCGACCTCCTCCGACTGCGCGGGGTCGCGCAGCACGCTGCGCACCAGACCGAGCACGGGCCCGCTCACCGCGTCGTACACCGAGGCGAACGCTTCCTGGTCGCCCCGCGCGACCCGCACCAGGAGTTCCTGGAGATCGGGACCGGGTGAGGGCACCCCACTGATGTGTACGGCTTCCTTCACGCGGGTTCCTTCCGGGGCGATCGTCGGTTCCGCACTTCATTCGGAGCCGGACGCCATGTGGATTGGTCGAGTGTCCGCGATCTTGCCAGACCCCGGGTCCGGGAGGGTGCGCCGACTCAGCCGGGGACCGGTTCGCGCCGCCGCAGACGGACGGCACGCACGGCGAGGAAGACCAGCAGACCGAAGGGCGACAGCAGGATCGTCAGCACCAGCAGCGGGCCCGTCAGCAGCGGCGAGAGCCCCAGCTCGCGGCTCTGGAGGTACATCCACTGGCCGACCAGGAGGTCCCAGGCGATCACCTGCGCCCAGAGGGCGCCCGCCCCGTCTGCCAGTGCCGCCAGATCGCGGAAGGTGTCGATGTCCGGGTCGC is a genomic window of Streptomyces sp. YPW6 containing:
- a CDS encoding cyclopropane-fatty-acyl-phospholipid synthase family protein, which produces MTAPTSALPAEHIPGTDPERWPDIVTPPRASRARTAVAERIVRHALGKLPLRARLAGRDDIGLGGPLMDIRDPDAFFRRIGASGLIGFGESYMAGEWDAPDLVAVLTVLADNAAELVPGPLQRLRGLWHLRRPAAQMNTPEGSRDNISHHYDLSNDLFALFLDETLSYSSAVFRGFPAEHDLLPAAQHRKIDRLLDAAGVTDGTRLLEIGTGWGELAIRAAARGARVTTVTLSAEQRELARTRIREAGFEDRVEVRLSDYRHVTGDYDAIVSVEMIEAVGEEFWPVYFQTLDRLLAPGGRVALQAITMPDDRLRASRSTYTWIHKYIFPGGLLPSTEAVERVTTEHTRLRTTQRTRFGAHYAETLRLWRERFTERAAEVDALGFDAVFRRMWTFYLAYSEAGFRSGYLDVQQLLLTREETA
- a CDS encoding cyclopropane-fatty-acyl-phospholipid synthase family protein, which translates into the protein MTTSATRPPARRTPTGAAQRVEPLIERFLGGGLPVRVRMWDGSETGPRDAPTVHVRTRRALRRLLWAPGELGLAEAYITGDIDLDADLGDGLRAMRRAVRERGLTAPAPAFADRVKAAGLALRLGAVGPRPPVPAARAGLRGELHSKARDRAAISHHYDLSNAFYALLLDETMAYSCGYWTSDAPGYGPADAQRDKLELICRKLGLRPGARLLDVGCGWGSLTLYAAEHHGVRVTAVTLAAEQAAHVRQQVTERGLDDLVDVLNIDYRDIAERPGTLGVYDAVSTIEMGEHVGDAEYPAFTRILHDVLRPRGRALVQQMSRGTTAPGGGAFIESYIAPDMHMRPLGETVGLLEGAGLEVRDVESLREHYVRTVEAWRHTLEDRWAEFVAMVGEETARVWRLYLVGGALAFEERRMGVDQILSVRPDPVGSAAMPATRRDWYTPAGPREER
- a CDS encoding DUF1295 domain-containing protein, translating into MSGFSWAAFASGLAGAAVAALAVMLVTFAVALRKGVHRIVDVAWGIGFAAVALVSYGLSAGEGDDARRLLVTALTVIWGLRLAIHIGRRGKGHGEDPRYEKMLAKAPGNPQLYALRKVYLLQGALVWLISLPVQAAQYLTAPLALWAWAGVLLWAVGLAFEAIGDAQLARFKADPANKGKIMDRGLWSWTRHPNYFGDFCVWWGLFLFVCQAPAAAAATVVAPLVMSFLLTKGSGAALLERHMADRPGFAEYRARTSGFFPRPPRRA
- a CDS encoding deoxyribodipyrimidine photo-lyase yields the protein MSSVAVVLFTSDLRLHDNPVLRAALRDADEVVPLFVRDDAVHRAGFDAPNRLAFLADCLADLDSGLRDRDGRLVVRRGGTAREVKRVVEQAGARSVHIAAGVSGYAAQREERIREALAGTGCELRVHDAVVTALAPGRVVPTGGKDHFAVFTPYFRRWEAEGVRGTLAAPRTVRVPDGVSGDALPDRDAVKNLSPGLARGGEDAGRKLVTSWLHGPMADYEDGHDDLAGDATSRLSPHLHFGTVSAAELANRAREKGGAGGEAFVRQLAWRDFHHQVLAARPDAAWSDYRPRHDRWRGDADEIDAWKSGRTGYPLVDAAMRQLAHEGWMHNRGRMLAASFLTKTLYVDWRVGARHFLDLLVDGDVANNQLNWQWVAGTGTDTRPNRVLNPVIQGKRFDPDGAYVRRWVPELAEVEGSAIHEPWKLEGLDRAAIDYPDPVVDLAEARSRFERARGLD
- a CDS encoding anti-sigma factor; its protein translation is MSTAELHTLTGAYALHALPESEQRAFERHLEDCEACTQEVRELSATAARLGLAVAETPPRDLRDRVLREITTVRQEAPAHGRRERTGGRGRTGRWYGYALAACVAAAAAFGGVAVWQNQLAQDARQEANQAQRQNEELAQVLSAPDARTSSGELTGGARGTVVVSQSQNRAVFLASGMAPPPSGKVYQIWFNDEGTMRSAGLMDPRASDDAVLLDGPVDQASGMGITVEPAGGSAEPTSSPVALMDFPTA
- a CDS encoding sigma-70 family RNA polymerase sigma factor, with amino-acid sequence MKEAVHISGVPSPGPDLQELLVRVARGDQEAFASVYDAVSGPVLGLVRSVLRDPAQSEEVAQEVLVEVWRTAPRFQASRGSAMNWVLTLAHHRAVDRVRSAEAAAAREHKAALLERTPAFDEVSEQVETRLEREQVRRCMRTLSELQRESVTLAYYRGLTYREVSELLSVPLGTIKTRLRDGLIRLRDCLGVSA
- a CDS encoding ABA4-like family protein — protein: MTAALFEITFYLAAPFWLLMIFAPTWSGTARVAASPLTVLPLLAVYTTLAVPVFPELWTAVSDPDIDTFRDLAALADGAGALWAQVIAWDLLVGQWMYLQSRELGLSPLLTGPLLVLTILLSPFGLLVFLAVRAVRLRRREPVPG